In Kordia antarctica, the following proteins share a genomic window:
- a CDS encoding nitrous oxide reductase accessory protein NosL: protein MKHLNKIAVGILVFFMMNACNTSPKAIDYGNDGCHFCKMTIVDKIHGSELITDKGKVFKFDATECMLNYMAQTKDIQIGNILTNYYEAPTEFIKTEDATFLISENLPSPMGAYLTAFETRVAAERIQSEIGGKLYNWEALKMHLSKK from the coding sequence ATGAAACATCTAAATAAAATTGCCGTTGGTATTTTAGTCTTTTTTATGATGAATGCCTGCAATACAAGTCCTAAAGCTATAGATTATGGAAATGATGGTTGTCACTTTTGTAAAATGACTATTGTCGATAAAATTCACGGATCTGAACTCATAACAGACAAAGGAAAAGTATTCAAATTTGACGCCACCGAATGTATGCTAAATTATATGGCACAAACCAAAGATATTCAAATAGGAAACATACTTACAAATTATTATGAAGCTCCAACGGAATTTATTAAAACTGAAGATGCCACTTTTTTAATAAGTGAAAATCTGCCAAGTCCTATGGGCGCATATTTAACAGCCTTTGAAACTCGTGTGGCTGCTGAAAGAATTCAATCAGAAATAGGAGGAAAACTATATAATTGGGAAGCGTTAAAAATGCACTTAAGTAAAAAGTAA
- the nosZ gene encoding Sec-dependent nitrous-oxide reductase gives MKKYKFQLGSLLVALILLTSCGNNNGKSSGALNSSAAEKVYVAPGEHDEFYAFMSGGYSGNLTVYGLPSGRMFKEIPVFSQFPTSGYGYSEETKPMLETSHGFVPWDDSHHPDISQTNGELDGRWIFINGNNTPRIARISLTTFETEEIIEVPNSAGNHSSSFVTENTEYVVAGTRFSIPIPQRDMPINQYKGNFQGALSFISVDPKHGHMDIKFQIIMPGFNYDLSHPGRGKSHGWFFFTTYNTEEANTLQEVNASQNDKDFIAAINWKKIEEYVNNGGGTKVPANYAHNIYDESTHTATSTMKKEVLTVNPLDVPGAVFFLPTPKSPHGCDVDPTGQYIIGNGKLSADLTVHSFDKMIAAIEGKKFDGEAYGIPILKFEDVLAGTVKSGGLGPLHTEFDGKGNAYTTFFISSEVVKWKLGTWEVIDRKPTYYSVGHLMIPGGNSRKPFGKYVVALNKITKDRYLPVGPEMEHSAQIYDISGEKMELLYDFPTHGEPHYAAGIPAELLAPKAKKIYRLDENKHPYAVTSPDQARVERKGKEVHVYMSTIRSHFTPDNIEGVKVGDKVYFHITNHEQDFDVPHGFAMIGQNSSELLVMPGQTKTSVWEPKQVGVWPFYCTDFCSALHQEMQGYVRVSPADSSIEISWSLGED, from the coding sequence ATGAAAAAATATAAATTTCAATTAGGATCACTCCTTGTTGCTTTAATACTGCTTACAAGTTGTGGTAATAACAATGGTAAATCGAGCGGAGCATTAAATTCTAGCGCAGCAGAAAAAGTGTATGTAGCTCCTGGTGAACATGACGAATTCTATGCATTTATGTCTGGTGGTTACAGTGGTAACTTAACGGTTTATGGCTTACCTTCTGGTAGAATGTTCAAAGAAATACCTGTATTCTCACAATTCCCAACGTCTGGATATGGATATTCCGAAGAAACAAAACCTATGCTAGAAACGTCTCACGGATTTGTTCCTTGGGATGATTCTCACCATCCAGATATTTCTCAAACAAATGGAGAACTAGACGGACGCTGGATTTTTATCAACGGAAATAACACACCTAGAATCGCACGTATCAGTTTAACCACTTTTGAAACAGAAGAAATTATTGAAGTACCAAACAGTGCTGGTAATCACAGTTCATCTTTTGTGACAGAAAATACAGAATATGTAGTGGCAGGTACTCGATTTTCAATTCCTATTCCACAACGTGACATGCCAATCAATCAATATAAAGGAAACTTTCAAGGAGCGTTATCTTTTATAAGTGTTGATCCAAAACACGGACATATGGATATCAAATTCCAAATCATAATGCCTGGTTTCAACTATGATCTTTCGCATCCTGGGCGTGGAAAATCTCACGGTTGGTTCTTCTTTACCACTTATAATACAGAAGAAGCAAATACATTACAAGAAGTGAATGCTTCTCAAAACGATAAAGATTTTATTGCAGCCATTAACTGGAAAAAAATTGAAGAATATGTTAACAATGGTGGCGGTACAAAAGTGCCAGCAAATTATGCGCACAACATATATGATGAATCTACACATACGGCGACAAGTACAATGAAAAAAGAAGTACTTACGGTAAATCCATTGGATGTGCCTGGTGCTGTATTTTTTCTGCCTACGCCAAAGTCACCTCACGGTTGCGACGTAGATCCAACAGGACAATACATTATTGGTAATGGAAAACTTTCTGCGGATTTAACAGTACACTCATTTGACAAAATGATTGCTGCTATAGAAGGCAAAAAGTTTGATGGCGAAGCATACGGAATTCCTATTTTAAAATTTGAAGATGTACTTGCTGGAACTGTAAAAAGTGGTGGTTTAGGACCGCTTCACACAGAATTTGATGGCAAAGGAAATGCGTATACTACGTTTTTTATCTCTTCGGAAGTGGTAAAATGGAAGCTTGGAACTTGGGAAGTTATCGATAGAAAACCTACCTATTATTCCGTAGGTCACTTAATGATTCCAGGTGGAAACTCAAGAAAACCTTTTGGTAAATATGTAGTCGCATTAAACAAAATTACAAAAGACAGATACTTGCCAGTTGGTCCAGAAATGGAGCATTCAGCACAAATTTATGATATCTCTGGCGAGAAAATGGAACTTCTATATGATTTTCCAACGCACGGAGAACCACACTATGCTGCTGGGATTCCTGCGGAATTATTAGCGCCAAAAGCTAAAAAAATCTATCGATTAGATGAAAACAAACATCCATACGCAGTAACAAGTCCAGATCAGGCTAGAGTAGAACGTAAAGGAAAAGAAGTACACGTTTATATGTCTACCATACGAAGTCACTTTACGCCAGATAATATCGAAGGTGTAAAAGTTGGCGACAAGGTATATTTCCACATCACAAACCACGAACAAGATTTTGATGTTCCTCACGGCTTTGCAATGATTGGTCAGAATAGTTCAGAATTACTTGTAATGCCTGGGCAAACTAAAACCTCTGTTTGGGAACCTAAACAAGTAGGTGTGTGGCCATTTTATTGCACAGATTTCTGTTCGGCACTTCATCAAGAAATGCAAGGATATGTTAGAGTTTCTCCTGCAGATTCTAGCATAGAAATAAGTTGGTCACTTGGTGAAGACTAA
- a CDS encoding fasciclin domain-containing protein translates to MKTIHLFKVIPVAIFLVLFYSCKNEVNKESTTTQTSTEAASESQKGQAFIDDDSSTPNVLQIAINSPDHTTLVAAVQAADLENVLVNAGPLMVFAPTNAAFDALPAGTVEELLKPENKQKLAAILKHHVTAGNYDKNFLKNFKKLGQADDTNVKVEVKGDDVYIGGAKILASVKAGNGIVHVVDKVILPE, encoded by the coding sequence ATGAAAACCATCCATTTATTTAAAGTAATTCCTGTAGCTATATTTCTTGTTCTTTTTTATAGTTGTAAAAATGAAGTAAATAAAGAATCAACGACGACTCAGACAAGTACCGAAGCTGCTTCAGAAAGTCAAAAAGGACAAGCTTTTATAGACGACGACAGTTCTACACCTAATGTGTTGCAAATTGCTATAAACTCGCCAGATCACACGACGCTTGTAGCAGCAGTTCAAGCAGCAGATTTAGAAAATGTACTTGTAAATGCAGGGCCTTTAATGGTATTTGCTCCTACAAATGCTGCTTTTGATGCTTTACCTGCCGGAACTGTAGAAGAATTACTAAAACCAGAAAACAAGCAAAAATTGGCTGCTATTTTAAAACATCATGTAACAGCAGGAAATTATGATAAAAACTTTTTAAAGAATTTCAAAAAACTAGGACAAGCTGATGATACAAATGTAAAAGTAGAAGTAAAAGGAGACGATGTATACATTGGCGGCGCAAAAATACTTGCAAGTGTAAAAGCTGGAAATGGTATTGTGCATGTCGTAGATAAAGTGATTTTACCCGAATAA
- a CDS encoding c-type cytochrome, whose protein sequence is MTKIIKLTFLLAFGLLISCGGKEEKKGAIKIGQTKTKVKTETPKSDVVPASKRITLENKGVGKVKSLTLDATIDDAMAERGAALFKTNCTACHKTNKRFIGPNPTGIMERRSPEWIMNMILDPKLMTEEDQCAKDLLVEFNGAAMANQNMTEAQARDILEYFRTLK, encoded by the coding sequence ATGACTAAAATAATCAAATTAACGTTCCTTTTGGCATTCGGACTATTAATAAGCTGTGGAGGAAAAGAAGAAAAAAAAGGAGCAATTAAAATTGGTCAGACTAAGACTAAGGTTAAGACTGAAACTCCAAAATCTGATGTAGTGCCAGCATCCAAAAGAATAACGTTGGAAAACAAAGGCGTCGGGAAAGTCAAATCTCTAACGCTAGATGCTACCATAGATGATGCAATGGCAGAAAGAGGTGCTGCCCTTTTTAAAACAAATTGTACCGCATGTCACAAAACCAATAAACGTTTTATAGGTCCTAATCCTACCGGAATTATGGAGCGTAGAAGTCCAGAATGGATTATGAATATGATTCTAGATCCAAAGTTAATGACAGAAGAAGATCAATGTGCAAAAGATTTACTAGTAGAATTTAACGGTGCTGCAATGGCAAACCAAAATATGACAGAAGCGCAAGCGCGTGATATACTAGAATATTTTCGAACCTTAAAATAG
- a CDS encoding restriction endonuclease encodes MEKQVYIKKSNDEMELFSFEKLKQSLLSTGACKEVVETIVKRIQPDIFDGISSNEIYKKAFSLLKKHNKVSASRYSLKRALFDLGPTGYPFEKLVGALLKEKGYKTKVSVILNGECVTHEIDVLAEKDGNVYAIECKFHSDVKATSNVKVPLYINSRFLDIQKQWNTNSNNKTHLKQGWLVTNTRFTEDAVNYAKCVGLTLLSWDYPKNNGLKANIDTLALYPVTTLTTLNKKEKHQLIENDVVLVKELMNATKKMKNIGISEIRIQRVLDEVKKLCQNNSN; translated from the coding sequence ATGGAAAAACAAGTTTATATTAAAAAGAGTAATGATGAGATGGAACTTTTTTCATTCGAAAAATTAAAACAGTCTCTGCTATCAACTGGTGCATGCAAAGAAGTAGTTGAAACTATAGTAAAAAGAATTCAACCTGATATTTTTGATGGAATTTCTTCAAACGAAATCTATAAAAAGGCTTTTTCCTTATTAAAAAAACACAATAAAGTATCTGCTTCACGCTACAGTCTAAAACGTGCTTTGTTCGATTTGGGTCCAACAGGATATCCATTTGAGAAATTGGTTGGCGCACTATTAAAAGAAAAAGGATATAAAACCAAAGTAAGTGTTATTTTAAATGGCGAATGCGTGACTCATGAAATTGACGTTTTAGCTGAAAAAGATGGAAATGTATATGCTATAGAGTGTAAATTTCATTCGGATGTCAAAGCTACAAGCAACGTCAAAGTTCCTTTATACATTAATTCCAGATTTTTAGATATTCAAAAACAATGGAATACTAATTCAAACAATAAAACACATTTAAAACAAGGTTGGTTAGTAACTAATACAAGATTTACAGAAGATGCTGTAAATTATGCCAAATGTGTTGGTTTAACTTTATTAAGTTGGGATTACCCAAAAAACAATGGATTAAAAGCAAATATTGACACATTGGCTTTATATCCTGTGACTACATTAACCACATTAAATAAAAAAGAAAAGCATCAATTAATAGAAAATGATGTTGTTTTAGTCAAGGAACTGATGAATGCAACAAAGAAAATGAAAAATATCGGAATCTCAGAAATTAGGATTCAGCGTGTTTTAGATGAAGTGAAAAAATTGTGTCAAAATAACTCAAACTAA
- a CDS encoding LOG family protein: MKTDKKIKLSKDESLFVRGPLSRFKELSFAFKVFFNFIKAFRKMHFIGPCVTVFGSARFTKDSDHYKNAEKIGAALAKTGFTVMTGGGPGIMEAANKGAFEAGGNSVGCNIILPFEQKPNPYLHKWINIPYFFLRKVILVKYSYAFVVMPGGIGTLDELFEALTLIQTKVIQDFPVVIFDSKYHKELCEHIQLMAKNESISPKDMKLLFVTDSVEDLITHIESNSIKKFGLVKKQVKPKWWLGESTNK, from the coding sequence ATGAAGACTGATAAAAAAATAAAGTTATCTAAAGATGAGTCTTTGTTTGTTCGAGGTCCTTTATCGCGTTTTAAGGAATTGTCCTTTGCATTTAAAGTATTTTTCAATTTCATAAAGGCATTTCGGAAAATGCATTTTATTGGACCTTGCGTGACAGTATTTGGGTCTGCACGATTTACAAAAGATTCTGATCATTATAAAAATGCCGAAAAAATTGGTGCTGCTTTAGCAAAAACTGGATTTACTGTAATGACAGGTGGTGGACCAGGAATTATGGAAGCCGCTAACAAAGGTGCTTTTGAAGCTGGCGGAAATTCTGTTGGTTGCAATATTATTCTGCCATTTGAGCAAAAACCAAATCCGTATTTGCATAAATGGATTAACATTCCATACTTCTTTTTACGGAAAGTTATTCTCGTAAAATACTCCTACGCTTTTGTAGTAATGCCAGGTGGAATTGGCACTTTAGATGAGTTATTTGAAGCATTAACATTAATTCAAACAAAAGTAATTCAAGATTTCCCTGTGGTTATTTTCGATTCGAAATACCATAAGGAATTGTGTGAACATATTCAATTAATGGCAAAAAATGAAAGCATCAGTCCAAAAGATATGAAACTGCTATTTGTAACGGATTCTGTGGAAGATTTGATTACTCATATTGAATCGAATTCCATCAAGAAATTTGGATTGGTTAAAAAACAAGTCAAACCAAAATGGTGGCTTGGCGAATCAACTAATAAATAA
- a CDS encoding ABC transporter permease, producing MKTIIYIIQKEFKQIFRNKGMLPIIFVLPLLQLVILSNAATFEVKNIKFGYIDNDHTSTSRALIEKFNASTYFDVLTDFPSEKLASAAMLKGEVDVVVAVPHYFERDLQKEKHTNLGVTINAIDGAAAGVENVYVTQIVQRFNQHLKVDLIQISDKQIQPISIETIPLFWYNETLNYKTFMVPGILVLLVTMITLFLSGMNIVREKEIGTLEQINVTPIKKSQFIIGKLFPFWVIGMGLLTVGLILARLIFNVPMLGSLPLMYFYTSIYILVVLGIGLFISNFTDTQQQAMFIAWFFIVIFILMSGLFTPIESMPKWAQILTEFNPIKYFVEVMRMVMLKGSGFMDILPQLLKTLVYAIVMNGLAVWSYKKTT from the coding sequence ATGAAAACAATTATATACATTATACAAAAAGAGTTCAAGCAAATCTTTAGAAATAAAGGCATGCTTCCTATCATTTTTGTTTTGCCATTATTACAACTCGTTATTTTATCTAACGCTGCCACTTTTGAAGTCAAGAATATCAAATTTGGCTATATTGACAACGATCACACTTCAACCTCCAGAGCATTAATAGAAAAATTTAATGCGTCTACGTATTTTGATGTTTTAACAGATTTTCCATCAGAAAAACTAGCAAGTGCAGCGATGCTTAAAGGAGAAGTTGATGTTGTAGTAGCGGTTCCGCATTATTTTGAACGCGATTTGCAAAAAGAAAAACATACAAATTTAGGTGTAACTATAAATGCTATTGATGGCGCAGCAGCAGGTGTTGAAAATGTATATGTAACCCAAATTGTGCAACGTTTTAATCAACACTTAAAAGTCGATTTAATACAAATTTCAGACAAACAAATACAGCCAATAAGTATTGAAACCATTCCTTTATTTTGGTATAACGAAACCTTAAATTATAAAACCTTTATGGTTCCAGGAATATTGGTTTTATTGGTAACGATGATTACTTTATTCTTATCAGGAATGAATATTGTGCGCGAAAAAGAAATTGGCACATTAGAGCAAATTAACGTCACACCAATTAAAAAGAGTCAGTTTATAATAGGGAAACTCTTTCCATTTTGGGTCATAGGAATGGGCTTATTAACTGTCGGATTAATTTTAGCAAGACTCATATTCAATGTGCCAATGCTAGGTAGTTTACCACTTATGTATTTCTATACGTCCATTTATATTTTAGTGGTTTTAGGGATAGGATTATTCATTTCAAACTTTACAGATACACAACAACAAGCCATGTTTATCGCTTGGTTTTTTATAGTCATTTTCATTTTAATGAGTGGTTTGTTCACACCAATTGAAAGTATGCCAAAATGGGCTCAAATCCTCACAGAATTCAATCCAATAAAATACTTTGTAGAAGTCATGCGAATGGTAATGTTGAAAGGTTCTGGATTTATGGATATTCTGCCACAGCTATTAAAAACATTAGTATATGCAATTGTAATGAACGGATTAGCGGTTTGGAGTTATAAAAAAACAACGTAA
- a CDS encoding ABC transporter permease: MKRFIGFIKKEFYHIFRDRRSLFILFGMPIAQILLFGFAITNEINNVDIAILDHSKDATTKEIINKISASKYFSINQFVDKESDIETIFKKGKVKAVLNFEKDFSKNLIKEHKATIQIITDATDPNTANTISNYVNAILQQYQKELNKDITIAYQIVPATRMVYNPELKSVYMFVPGVMTIILMLVSAMMTSISITREKELGTMEILLVSPLKPIQVIVGKVFPYIFLSIINAIVIVMLSIFIFNMPVQGSLFLLGLESILFIISALALGILISTISATQQTAMMISLMGLMLPVILLSGFIFPISSMPVPLQYISNIIPAKWFIIIIKGIMLKGVGLQFIWKETLILLGMTVFFIGLSVKKYKIRLE, from the coding sequence ATGAAAAGATTCATAGGCTTCATAAAAAAAGAATTCTACCATATTTTTAGAGATAGACGTTCGTTGTTTATTCTCTTCGGAATGCCTATTGCTCAAATTTTGCTGTTTGGTTTTGCAATAACGAATGAAATCAATAATGTAGATATTGCAATTTTAGATCATTCAAAAGATGCAACCACAAAAGAAATTATCAATAAAATTTCAGCTTCAAAATACTTCAGCATCAATCAATTTGTTGACAAAGAATCTGATATTGAAACCATTTTTAAGAAAGGAAAAGTAAAAGCAGTTTTAAATTTTGAAAAAGATTTCAGTAAAAATCTAATCAAAGAACACAAAGCAACTATTCAAATTATTACAGACGCTACAGATCCAAATACGGCAAATACAATTAGTAATTATGTAAATGCAATTCTACAACAATATCAAAAAGAGTTGAATAAAGACATTACGATTGCGTATCAAATAGTTCCCGCAACACGAATGGTTTACAACCCAGAATTAAAAAGTGTGTACATGTTTGTTCCCGGTGTGATGACTATTATTTTAATGTTAGTTTCGGCAATGATGACGTCTATTTCCATTACGCGAGAAAAAGAATTAGGAACGATGGAAATCCTTTTGGTATCGCCATTAAAACCAATTCAAGTTATTGTTGGTAAGGTGTTTCCGTATATATTTCTATCTATTATTAACGCAATAGTCATTGTCATGCTGAGCATTTTCATCTTTAATATGCCAGTTCAAGGAAGCTTGTTTTTATTAGGTTTGGAGAGCATTTTATTTATCATTTCAGCGTTGGCATTAGGTATTTTAATTTCAACAATTTCAGCAACGCAACAAACTGCAATGATGATTTCCCTAATGGGATTGATGCTTCCCGTAATTTTGCTATCTGGATTTATTTTTCCAATTTCGAGTATGCCAGTTCCGCTTCAATATATCAGTAATATTATTCCAGCAAAATGGTTTATCATCATTATTAAAGGAATTATGCTAAAAGGTGTTGGATTACAATTTATTTGGAAAGAAACCTTGATTTTATTAGGAATGACAGTATTTTTTATAGGATTAAGTGTGAAGAAATATAAAATTAGACTGGAGTGA
- a CDS encoding GxxExxY protein, with amino-acid sequence MDQKTENDISYLIRGAIFKVFNELGPGLLESVYEAVLLYELEKQGLSVKRQVALPVFYDGIKLEIGFRLDLLVNDKVIIEIKSVETLAKVHHKQVLTYLKLSNLKLGILVNFNVENISKGIFRKVNGL; translated from the coding sequence ATGGATCAAAAAACAGAAAACGATATTTCATACCTAATCCGAGGAGCCATTTTTAAAGTATTTAATGAATTAGGTCCAGGTTTATTAGAATCTGTTTATGAAGCTGTTTTATTGTATGAATTAGAGAAGCAAGGATTGTCTGTTAAAAGGCAAGTAGCACTGCCTGTATTTTATGATGGTATTAAATTAGAAATAGGTTTTAGATTGGATTTATTAGTAAATGATAAAGTGATAATAGAAATTAAATCGGTAGAAACTTTGGCAAAAGTACATCATAAGCAAGTTTTGACTTATTTAAAACTTTCAAATTTAAAGTTAGGAATTTTAGTAAACTTCAATGTAGAAAATATATCAAAAGGAATTTTTAGAAAAGTAAACGGATTATAA
- a CDS encoding ABC transporter ATP-binding protein — translation MSNNKVIQVESLTKMFGDFTAVNAITFEVEKGEIFGFLGANGAGKTTAIKMLIGISKPTSGKAKVAGFDVFTQAEDIKKNIGYMSQKFALYDDLTVKENITFFGGIYGLSRKRIKEKTAVLIEELGLEKVANKLVGSLPLGWKQKLSFSVSLLHDPKIVFLDEPTGGVDPITRRQFWEMIYKAANQGTTVFVTTHYMDEAEYCDRVSIMVNGKIEALDTPKKLKEQFKADNMNDVFLKLARG, via the coding sequence ATGAGCAACAACAAAGTCATACAAGTAGAAAGTTTAACCAAAATGTTTGGTGATTTTACAGCAGTAAACGCTATTACGTTTGAAGTTGAAAAAGGTGAAATATTTGGTTTCTTAGGTGCAAATGGTGCAGGAAAAACAACTGCTATAAAAATGCTGATTGGGATTTCAAAACCAACTTCTGGAAAAGCGAAAGTAGCAGGATTTGATGTGTTTACACAAGCGGAAGACATTAAAAAGAATATAGGTTACATGAGTCAGAAATTTGCGTTATATGACGATTTAACAGTTAAAGAAAACATTACTTTTTTTGGTGGAATTTATGGTTTATCGAGAAAACGAATAAAAGAAAAAACGGCAGTTCTGATTGAAGAATTAGGTTTGGAAAAAGTGGCGAATAAATTAGTAGGTTCCTTGCCATTAGGTTGGAAACAAAAACTATCCTTTTCGGTGTCTTTACTTCACGATCCTAAAATTGTGTTTTTAGACGAACCAACTGGAGGCGTTGATCCGATTACCAGACGTCAGTTTTGGGAAATGATTTACAAAGCAGCCAATCAAGGAACGACCGTTTTTGTAACTACACATTACATGGATGAAGCCGAATATTGCGATCGCGTTTCTATTATGGTAAACGGAAAAATTGAAGCTTTAGACACACCGAAGAAGCTTAAAGAGCAGTTTAAAGCGGATAATATGAACGATGTGTTTTTAAAATTAGCTCGTGGGTGA
- a CDS encoding ABC transporter ATP-binding protein, with amino-acid sequence MSISVNHISKSYKKVNALQDISFEVKPAELFGLIGPDGAGKTTLFRILTTLLIANEGTATVAGFDVVKEYKKIRNSVGYMPGKFSLYQDLTVEENLNFFATIFGTTIEENYELIKEIYVQIEPFKNRRAGKLSGGMKQKLALCCALIHKPKVLFLDEPTTGVDPVSRKEFWEMLKRLQQKNITILVSTPYMDEAALCDRIALIQDGKILQIDTPKAIVKHYSKQIYNVRASNMYQLINSLKAYEYNHSVYPFGEFVHYTDKRTDFNPKDLIQYLKSENLSNIEIEKTAATIEDTFMELAK; translated from the coding sequence GTGAGTATTTCTGTAAACCATATTAGCAAATCGTACAAAAAGGTAAACGCCTTACAGGACATTTCCTTTGAGGTAAAACCGGCGGAACTTTTTGGTCTTATTGGTCCAGATGGTGCAGGAAAAACGACGCTGTTTCGGATTTTAACCACACTTTTGATTGCGAATGAAGGTACAGCGACTGTTGCCGGTTTTGATGTCGTAAAAGAGTATAAAAAGATTCGAAATAGTGTTGGTTATATGCCTGGGAAATTTTCTTTGTATCAAGATTTAACTGTTGAAGAAAATCTAAATTTTTTCGCAACTATTTTTGGAACAACCATTGAAGAAAATTACGAATTAATAAAAGAAATATATGTTCAAATAGAGCCTTTTAAAAATCGTAGAGCTGGAAAATTGTCAGGCGGAATGAAACAGAAACTCGCTTTATGTTGTGCTTTAATCCACAAGCCGAAAGTGTTGTTTTTAGATGAGCCAACAACTGGAGTTGATCCAGTTTCGAGAAAAGAATTCTGGGAAATGCTAAAGCGTTTGCAACAAAAAAACATTACCATTTTGGTCTCAACGCCTTATATGGATGAAGCTGCTTTGTGTGATAGAATTGCATTGATTCAAGATGGGAAAATTTTGCAAATTGACACACCTAAAGCAATTGTGAAACACTATTCAAAGCAAATTTATAATGTGCGTGCAAGCAATATGTATCAACTCATAAATAGTTTAAAAGCCTATGAATACAATCACAGCGTGTATCCTTTTGGCGAATTTGTGCATTATACAGATAAGAGGACAGATTTTAATCCGAAAGATTTAATACAGTATTTAAAATCTGAAAATCTATCCAATATAGAAATAGAAAAAACAGCAGCTACCATTGAAGATACATTTATGGAATTAGCAAAATAG
- a CDS encoding OsmC family protein, with the protein MEKHTYNVNVSWTQDRKGIMCSPELKNNETNETNCLEVATPPEFPGGMPNIWSPEHLFTAAVSSCLMTTFLAIAEFSKLEYVSFKCDSKGILEKVDGKFVISEILLFPEVVIADESKRDRTERIVEKSEKACLISNSITSKITMETKIIVQN; encoded by the coding sequence ATGGAAAAACATACGTATAACGTCAATGTTAGTTGGACACAAGACCGAAAAGGAATCATGTGCTCACCAGAATTAAAAAATAATGAAACCAATGAAACCAATTGCTTAGAAGTTGCAACACCGCCAGAATTTCCTGGTGGAATGCCAAATATTTGGTCGCCAGAACATTTATTTACGGCCGCAGTAAGTAGTTGCTTAATGACTACTTTTTTAGCAATTGCTGAATTTTCAAAACTAGAATATGTCAGTTTTAAATGTGACTCAAAAGGTATTTTAGAAAAAGTAGATGGCAAGTTTGTAATAAGTGAAATATTGCTATTTCCAGAAGTTGTAATTGCAGACGAATCTAAACGTGATCGTACGGAACGTATTGTAGAAAAATCTGAAAAAGCATGCTTAATTTCAAATTCAATTACTTCAAAAATTACAATGGAAACTAAAATTATTGTTCAAAACTAA